One window of Salegentibacter sp. Hel_I_6 genomic DNA carries:
- the traK gene encoding conjugative transposon protein TraK, whose protein sequence is MEFKTLRNIENSFRQIRLYATAFAILCTSVTGVAIWKSYRFAEEQRQKVYVLDQGKSLMLALSQDASINRPVEAREHVRRFHELFFTLAPDKNAIESNIKRAFNLADKSAFDHYKDLSEKGYYNRIISGNVQQRIEVDSVVCNFEAYPYTVRTYAKQFIIRSSNLTKRNLVTSCYLLNSVRSDNNPQGFTIEKFIVLENKDIESIAR, encoded by the coding sequence ATGGAATTTAAAACCTTAAGAAATATAGAAAACAGCTTTCGGCAAATCAGGTTGTACGCCACTGCGTTTGCCATACTCTGCACAAGTGTAACGGGGGTCGCCATTTGGAAATCCTACCGTTTTGCGGAAGAACAGCGGCAAAAGGTTTATGTGCTGGATCAGGGAAAATCGCTGATGCTGGCACTTTCCCAGGACGCCAGTATCAACCGTCCCGTGGAGGCTAGGGAACACGTCAGGCGTTTTCATGAACTGTTCTTTACCCTTGCCCCCGATAAGAACGCCATCGAAAGCAATATAAAAAGGGCATTTAACTTGGCTGATAAATCAGCTTTTGATCATTATAAAGACCTTTCCGAGAAAGGTTATTACAACCGTATCATATCGGGCAATGTCCAACAACGCATTGAAGTGGACAGCGTGGTGTGCAATTTCGAGGCTTACCCTTATACAGTTCGTACCTATGCCAAACAGTTTATCATCCGTTCCAGCAACCTGACCAAACGTAACCTTGTTACTTCCTGTTACCTGCTCAATTCCGTAAGGTCGGACAACAACCCACAGGGATTTACCATTGAAAAATTTATCGTACTGGAAAACAAGGATATAGAAAGTATAGCGCGCTAA
- the traM gene encoding conjugative transposon protein TraM — protein sequence MKENKKKSIRITEGSPNETAGVLLNHTQEKVEKLRKLLIFILMGVVFIGCMYLIFKPSSTKENIEKTGLNKAVPQATNEGLPTDKGKAYQQEILQKKVQEKRDVMRSLSDYWNSEVEKETPEMDQEERRTTRYGTKKDNQALSSYRNAQRTLNSFYEDNDHQTHKLQKQIEELKEQLAEKEAPQHHSVEEQLTLMEESYKMAAKYLPTSTQANQGTEPSGTNQGIPVSSSTPQEYFVAFTPARKSPVSTLYRKASDSISMDYRPEHSKRGFYTAGLSEELVYPKNSIKAYIAESQTVIGETRVRLRLMDLAKTPNRTIPQGTMLTANAKFQGTRLQLKVTSIELQGNIIPVDISIYDLDGQQGLYVPYSPEISAFSEMVGNMGQTSATSLMLSQSAGQQITADLGRGAMQGVSGYFSKKVKTPKVTLKAGYQVLLVSKNKY from the coding sequence ATGAAAGAAAATAAAAAAAAGAGTATTAGGATCACAGAAGGAAGCCCGAACGAAACCGCAGGGGTATTACTAAATCACACTCAGGAAAAAGTCGAAAAACTAAGAAAACTACTGATTTTTATTTTGATGGGGGTGGTTTTTATCGGCTGTATGTATTTGATATTCAAACCCTCTTCCACTAAAGAAAACATCGAAAAAACAGGTTTAAACAAGGCTGTCCCTCAAGCTACCAATGAAGGCTTACCTACTGATAAAGGTAAAGCTTATCAGCAGGAAATACTCCAAAAGAAAGTTCAGGAAAAGCGTGATGTCATGAGGTCCCTTTCTGATTACTGGAACAGTGAAGTGGAAAAGGAAACCCCTGAAATGGACCAGGAAGAAAGGAGAACAACCAGATATGGTACCAAAAAGGATAATCAGGCATTAAGCAGTTACCGTAATGCCCAACGTACATTAAATTCTTTCTATGAAGATAATGATCACCAAACCCATAAACTTCAAAAACAGATTGAAGAACTGAAAGAACAGTTAGCAGAAAAAGAAGCCCCCCAACACCATAGCGTTGAAGAACAACTGACCTTAATGGAAGAATCTTATAAAATGGCCGCCAAATACCTTCCGACCAGTACCCAAGCCAATCAAGGTACGGAACCATCGGGCACAAATCAAGGCATTCCGGTTTCATCTTCAACACCACAGGAATACTTTGTTGCCTTTACCCCGGCTCGAAAAAGTCCTGTTTCCACCTTGTACAGGAAGGCCTCGGATAGTATATCTATGGATTACCGGCCGGAGCACAGCAAGCGTGGTTTTTATACCGCAGGATTGTCTGAAGAGTTGGTGTACCCTAAAAACAGTATTAAAGCCTATATTGCGGAGTCACAGACCGTTATTGGGGAAACAAGGGTACGGTTGCGTTTAATGGATCTTGCCAAAACTCCAAACCGTACCATTCCACAAGGCACGATGCTAACGGCCAATGCAAAGTTTCAGGGAACTCGTTTGCAGCTTAAAGTCACGTCAATTGAATTGCAGGGCAATATTATTCCGGTTGACATAAGCATATATGATTTGGACGGACAGCAAGGTCTGTACGTTCCCTATTCTCCGGAAATAAGTGCTTTTTCCGAAATGGTCGGCAATATGGGACAGACCTCCGCCACAAGCCTTATGCTCAGCCAATCCGCAGGGCAGCAAATTACCGCAGACCTTGGCCGTGGGGCGATGCAGGGCGTCTCGGGATATTTCTCCAAAAAGGTCAAAACACCCAAAGTTACCCTAAAGGCTGGTTACCAGGTCCTTCTTGTTTCTAAAAATAAATACTGA
- a CDS encoding TraG family conjugative transposon ATPase, with the protein MRNTAKTATLESRFPLLAVENNCILSKDADITTCFRVNLPELFTVASAEYKIIHSTWNKAIKTLPDYTLVHKQDWYIKENYAPDIPQEGRSFLSKSYQRHFNERPFLNHYCYLFLTKTTKERMRMQSNFSSLCKGRLIPKEARNKETVHHFMEAVTQFERILNDSGLVSIERLSEEDIIGTAHKQGLLEQYLTLSTEVGTPMQDIALGAEEVRIGNKRLCLHTLSDTDDLPATVAPHSRYEKLSTDRSDCLLSFAAPVGLLLNCNHIYNQYLFLDNSEANLQKFEKSARNLHSLARYSRANQINKEWIERYLNEAHSYGLSSIRAHYNVLAWSEDPYELRQLKSDTGSALALMECKPRHNTADVATLYWAAMPGNAGDFPSEESFYTFIAPALCFFTEETNYHSSPSPFGIKMADRLTGKPIHLDISDLPMKRGIITNRNKFILGPSGSGKSFFTNHMVRQYYEQGSHVLLVDTGNSYQGLCELIKGKTKGKDGVYFTYTQDNPIAFNPFYTDDGVFDIEKRESIKTLILTLWKRDDQPPTRSEEVALSNAVSGYIERTKKNDVQPSFNSFYEYVQGDYRKALEEKQVREKDFDLANFLNVLEPYYKGGEYDFLLNSDKQLDLLAKRFIVFEIDAIKDHKILFPIVTIIIMEVFINKMRRLEGVRKLILIEEAWKAIAKEGMAAYIKYLFKTVRKFFGEAIVVTQEVDDIIQSPIVKESIINNSDCKILLDQRKYMNKFDAIQTMLGLTEKEKAQVLSINMNNDPSRLYKEVWIGLGGTHSAVYATEVSQEEYLAYTTEETEKLQVKQLASELDDNIELAIKHIAMQKRDRTNQK; encoded by the coding sequence ATGAGAAACACAGCAAAAACCGCTACCCTGGAAAGTAGGTTCCCTTTACTTGCGGTGGAGAACAACTGCATCCTTTCCAAGGATGCGGACATTACCACTTGCTTTCGGGTAAATCTACCAGAACTTTTTACGGTGGCTTCGGCAGAATATAAAATAATCCATTCGACCTGGAACAAGGCCATTAAAACACTTCCGGATTATACGCTCGTCCATAAACAGGATTGGTACATCAAGGAAAACTATGCCCCCGATATCCCCCAGGAAGGACGAAGTTTCCTTTCCAAATCCTATCAGAGGCATTTCAATGAACGTCCGTTCCTCAACCATTACTGTTACCTGTTTTTGACCAAGACCACCAAGGAAAGGATGCGGATGCAGAGCAATTTTTCATCGCTTTGCAAAGGTAGGCTCATCCCAAAAGAAGCCAGGAATAAAGAAACCGTTCACCATTTTATGGAGGCAGTAACACAGTTCGAGAGGATCTTGAACGATTCTGGTTTGGTAAGCATAGAGCGGTTGAGTGAAGAGGACATCATCGGAACGGCCCACAAGCAGGGACTGTTGGAACAATACCTTACACTTTCAACGGAAGTTGGAACACCAATGCAGGATATCGCATTGGGGGCCGAAGAAGTCCGTATCGGCAACAAGAGGCTGTGCCTGCACACGCTTTCCGATACCGATGACCTGCCCGCAACCGTTGCACCCCATTCGCGCTACGAGAAACTTTCCACGGACCGGAGCGACTGTTTATTGTCCTTTGCCGCTCCCGTGGGATTATTACTTAACTGTAACCATATCTACAACCAATACCTGTTTTTGGACAACAGTGAGGCCAACCTGCAAAAATTTGAGAAATCCGCCCGTAATTTGCACTCCCTTGCCAGGTACAGCCGAGCAAACCAGATCAACAAAGAGTGGATAGAGCGCTACCTGAACGAAGCCCATTCTTACGGGCTCTCCTCCATCCGGGCTCATTATAATGTCTTGGCCTGGTCGGAAGACCCTTATGAACTAAGGCAACTCAAAAGCGATACCGGAAGTGCACTGGCACTAATGGAATGCAAGCCGCGACACAACACTGCGGATGTAGCTACTTTGTATTGGGCAGCAATGCCCGGCAATGCAGGGGATTTTCCAAGTGAGGAAAGTTTTTACACCTTTATAGCACCTGCGTTGTGCTTCTTTACCGAAGAAACCAACTACCACAGTTCCCCCTCCCCTTTTGGTATCAAAATGGCCGACCGGTTGACCGGAAAGCCCATCCATCTGGATATTTCCGACCTGCCGATGAAAAGAGGTATTATTACCAATCGGAACAAATTTATTTTAGGGCCTTCCGGTTCAGGAAAATCTTTTTTCACCAACCATATGGTTCGACAATACTACGAACAGGGGTCGCACGTATTGCTTGTGGACACCGGAAATTCCTATCAGGGATTATGTGAGCTGATCAAGGGCAAGACCAAAGGCAAAGACGGGGTTTATTTCACCTATACCCAAGACAATCCCATTGCCTTTAACCCTTTCTATACCGATGATGGCGTTTTCGACATCGAAAAACGGGAAAGTATCAAGACTTTGATACTGACCCTGTGGAAACGGGATGATCAGCCGCCCACCCGTTCGGAAGAGGTTGCACTCTCCAATGCCGTAAGCGGTTATATCGAACGCACCAAAAAAAATGATGTTCAACCATCTTTCAACAGTTTTTATGAATACGTACAAGGTGATTACCGAAAAGCACTCGAAGAAAAACAGGTCAGGGAGAAAGACTTCGACCTTGCCAACTTCCTAAACGTATTGGAACCCTATTATAAAGGTGGCGAATATGATTTCCTGCTCAATTCCGATAAGCAACTGGATTTGCTTGCTAAACGATTTATCGTGTTTGAGATCGATGCCATTAAAGACCACAAAATCCTCTTTCCCATTGTTACCATTATTATTATGGAAGTTTTTATCAACAAGATGCGCAGGCTCGAGGGCGTCCGCAAACTCATCCTGATCGAGGAAGCCTGGAAAGCCATTGCCAAAGAAGGTATGGCAGCGTATATAAAATATTTGTTTAAGACCGTCAGGAAATTCTTTGGGGAAGCCATTGTGGTCACTCAGGAAGTGGACGATATCATTCAATCGCCGATAGTAAAAGAAAGTATTATCAATAATTCCGATTGTAAAATCCTACTTGACCAACGCAAATACATGAACAAATTTGATGCTATCCAGACCATGCTCGGCCTTACGGAAAAAGAGAAAGCACAGGTGCTTTCCATCAATATGAACAATGACCCTTCCCGGCTTTATAAGGAAGTATGGATAGGTTTGGGAGGCACCCATTCGGCTGTCTATGCCACAGAGGTCTCCCAAGAAGAATACCTCGCCTATACCACCGAAGAAACCGAGAAACTACAAGTAAAACAGCTCGCATCCGAATTGGACGACAATATAGAGCTTGCCATCAAGCATATCGCTATGCAAAAGCGAGACAGAACAAATCAAAAGTAA
- the traN gene encoding conjugative transposon protein TraN → MKNHFRTFWACALMIGFAIQGFAQKSTRDPLVLGKIAPYRIEVTYNKTSHLIFPTTIRYVDLGSEYLIAGKAEDAENVLRVKAAVRDFEPETNFSVITDDGRFYSFNVFYSTDPLVLSYDLLNTFKALDKPKGNAVFFEELGNSSPSLISLIMETIYKQDKRTLKRISDKSFGIQFTLKGIYIHNGKYYFHTELSNQTNVPFEIDFINFKVVDKKKAKRTAVQENPLTTLRTYKPLDKINGKTTNRNIFLINQFTIANDKMLLIEVFEENGGRHQRLKVKNSDLIKAQLIKDVHLKF, encoded by the coding sequence ATGAAAAATCATTTTAGAACTTTTTGGGCATGCGCCCTGATGATCGGCTTTGCCATACAAGGTTTTGCACAGAAAAGCACAAGAGACCCACTTGTTTTGGGCAAGATAGCACCTTACCGAATAGAAGTTACCTACAATAAAACCTCGCACCTGATTTTTCCAACCACTATCCGTTATGTGGATCTGGGCAGTGAATACCTGATTGCCGGAAAAGCAGAAGATGCAGAAAATGTATTGCGTGTAAAAGCTGCGGTCAGGGATTTTGAACCGGAAACCAATTTTTCCGTGATTACCGATGACGGTCGTTTTTACAGTTTTAATGTATTTTACAGTACTGATCCTTTAGTTTTGAGTTATGACCTCTTGAACACATTTAAGGCTTTAGACAAACCCAAAGGCAATGCTGTATTCTTTGAAGAATTGGGGAATAGTTCTCCTTCGCTTATAAGTTTGATAATGGAAACCATATACAAGCAAGACAAAAGAACCTTAAAACGAATCAGTGATAAAAGTTTCGGCATTCAATTTACACTTAAAGGGATTTATATACACAATGGAAAATACTATTTCCACACGGAATTAAGTAACCAGACCAATGTGCCTTTTGAGATTGATTTTATCAATTTTAAGGTAGTGGACAAGAAGAAGGCGAAACGTACTGCAGTACAGGAAAATCCTTTAACAACACTTAGGACGTACAAGCCCCTGGATAAAATTAATGGAAAAACGACCAACCGGAATATATTCCTTATAAACCAGTTTACCATTGCCAATGATAAAATGTTGCTAATTGAGGTTTTTGAGGAAAACGGTGGCAGGCATCAAAGGCTCAAGGTGAAAAATTCTGATTTAATCAAGGCTCAATTGATTAAGGATGTGCACCTAAAGTTTTAA
- a CDS encoding DUF4133 domain-containing protein, translated as MKTYNINKGIGRTVEFKGLKAQYLFIFAGGFLGILVLVMVLYLAGVNSYICLSIGTGGASLIVWQSFLLNRKYGEHGLMKLNARKRHPKYIICRKAIRRYLKFIPKSPAV; from the coding sequence ATGAAGACGTATAATATTAACAAAGGTATCGGAAGAACGGTAGAATTTAAAGGGCTGAAAGCACAGTACCTGTTCATTTTCGCAGGAGGGTTCCTTGGAATTCTTGTTCTTGTGATGGTCCTGTATCTGGCAGGGGTGAATTCCTACATTTGCTTGTCTATTGGGACGGGAGGGGCCTCACTGATTGTTTGGCAAAGCTTTTTACTAAACAGGAAGTACGGCGAACACGGATTGATGAAACTAAATGCCAGGAAAAGGCATCCCAAATACATCATTTGCCGCAAAGCCATACGCCGTTATTTGAAGTTTATCCCTAAATCTCCAGCCGTATGA
- a CDS encoding DUF4134 domain-containing protein, translated as MEKQRKKIWLAALAMLSGVRMFAQGNGSAGINEATQMVTSYFDPATQLIYAIGAVVGLIGGVKVYNKFSSGDPDTSKTAASWFGACIFLIVAATILRSFFL; from the coding sequence ATGGAAAAGCAAAGGAAAAAAATTTGGTTGGCAGCACTGGCAATGCTGTCAGGAGTTAGAATGTTCGCCCAAGGAAACGGTTCTGCAGGTATCAACGAAGCTACCCAGATGGTAACTTCTTATTTCGATCCCGCCACACAATTGATCTACGCCATAGGGGCTGTTGTAGGTCTCATTGGAGGGGTTAAGGTTTACAACAAGTTCAGCAGTGGTGATCCCGATACATCAAAAACAGCGGCTTCGTGGTTCGGTGCCTGTATTTTTTTGATCGTAGCGGCTACTATCCTACGTTCATTCTTCCTTTAA
- the traJ gene encoding conjugative transposon protein TraJ, with protein MEFENLHEVLRSLYDEMLPLAADMAAVAKGIAGLGALFYIALSVWQALARAEPIDVYPLLRPFTIGLCIMFFPTMVLGTINAVLSPVVKGTHEMLEGQVLDLNDLQAKKSLLEREAILRNPETAYLVSNEEFDKKLEELGWSPSDLATMSGMYLERGMYSMEQSVKNWFRELLEILFQAAALVIDTIRTFFLIVLSILGPIAFAISVWEGFQSTLTQWLTRYISIYLWLPVADLFSTMLARIQTLIIERDIEMLADPAFIPDTSNTVYAIFMIIGIVGYFTIPTVTGWIIQAGGAGNFMRNVNQTARKVGNVASAGSGSAVGNIGGRLLKK; from the coding sequence ATGGAATTTGAAAACCTTCATGAAGTCCTGCGTTCTTTGTACGATGAGATGCTCCCACTGGCCGCAGATATGGCAGCTGTGGCAAAGGGCATTGCGGGCTTAGGTGCCCTGTTCTATATAGCCCTGAGTGTATGGCAGGCGTTGGCCCGGGCAGAGCCGATAGACGTATATCCACTTTTGAGGCCCTTTACGATCGGACTTTGTATTATGTTTTTCCCGACTATGGTATTGGGAACCATCAATGCCGTATTGAGCCCGGTGGTAAAGGGGACCCACGAAATGCTGGAAGGTCAAGTACTTGACTTGAACGATTTACAGGCAAAAAAAAGCCTTCTAGAACGCGAAGCCATACTCCGAAACCCCGAAACTGCTTACCTGGTATCGAATGAAGAGTTTGATAAGAAACTGGAGGAATTGGGATGGTCGCCGTCCGATTTGGCTACCATGTCCGGCATGTACCTCGAACGTGGTATGTACAGTATGGAACAAAGTGTAAAAAATTGGTTCCGGGAACTTTTGGAAATCCTTTTTCAGGCAGCCGCCCTGGTCATCGATACAATACGTACATTTTTCCTTATCGTCTTGTCCATACTCGGGCCGATAGCCTTTGCCATTTCCGTTTGGGAGGGTTTCCAGTCCACCCTTACCCAATGGTTGACCCGGTACATCAGTATTTACCTATGGTTGCCCGTTGCCGACCTGTTCAGCACCATGCTGGCAAGGATACAGACCCTCATTATAGAACGGGATATCGAAATGCTGGCAGACCCAGCCTTTATTCCCGATACCTCCAATACGGTCTATGCGATTTTTATGATCATCGGCATTGTAGGGTATTTTACCATCCCTACCGTAACGGGTTGGATCATCCAGGCAGGAGGTGCAGGGAACTTTATGCGCAATGTGAACCAAACGGCCAGAAAAGTTGGAAATGTGGCAAGTGCCGGGTCGGGTTCCGCAGTTGGGAATATCGGAGGAAGACTACTCAAAAAATAA
- a CDS encoding DUF4141 domain-containing protein, whose amino-acid sequence MKKTILMVCTAMMLAVPPTAKAQWVVTDPANLAQGILNSANEIVQTSSTVSNVIKNFKEVEKVYKQGKEYYDKLQAVNNLVKDARKVQQTVLMVGDVSEIYVNNFGKMMNDPNFSYQELTAIGNGYSALLNESTQLLKELKLITTASSLSLNDKERMDIIDRVYKEVKEYHSLVRYYTNKNISVSFLRAKKQGNTERVLELYGTANQKYW is encoded by the coding sequence ATGAAAAAAACTATTTTAATGGTGTGCACGGCAATGATGCTTGCCGTACCACCGACTGCAAAAGCACAATGGGTCGTGACGGACCCTGCAAATTTAGCACAAGGAATCCTTAACAGTGCCAATGAGATAGTACAGACCTCTTCCACCGTTTCCAACGTGATCAAGAATTTCAAGGAGGTGGAAAAGGTATATAAACAGGGCAAAGAATATTACGACAAGCTCCAAGCCGTAAACAACCTGGTAAAAGATGCCCGTAAGGTGCAACAAACGGTACTTATGGTGGGCGATGTCTCGGAAATTTATGTGAATAATTTCGGAAAGATGATGAACGACCCCAACTTTTCCTATCAAGAACTGACGGCAATTGGTAATGGATATTCTGCGCTTTTAAATGAAAGTACCCAGCTGCTCAAAGAACTCAAACTGATCACTACCGCTTCTAGCCTTTCCTTGAACGACAAGGAACGTATGGATATTATTGACCGGGTGTATAAGGAAGTGAAAGAGTACCATAGCCTGGTGCGATACTATACAAACAAAAATATTTCCGTAAGCTTTTTAAGGGCTAAGAAACAGGGCAATACGGAGCGGGTTTTGGAACTCTACGGGACTGCCAATCAAAAATACTGGTAA